ACGTCCCAGCGGGCTGAAAAATCTAAGTCTGCTTTGGGACAGATACATTCAAATCTGCCCTGTCACAACAcaatttaacagcagctttaGCAAGAAAGATACAACCGGAATGCCTCCGTAAACCAACAGCCACAAAGAAGGTGAACACACTGAAACCCCTCCCAAAGAACACAACGCGTTATGGCTACTTACCCAAGGTCTGTCTTGCCGGTAGCTTTAACTCCTCTAACAGGGACTCTCCTAACAGTTACCGATGAGTGCCTTGGAATCAGGGCATTGTCATCTGTGTATTCTGGAAACAACatcaatacagagaaagcatcagtcAGTTTGTAAGAGTGATATTAACATGTCGTGACGTAGCACTTCAGGGAACCCCTTTACAgatagaaaagcaacattttacacACAGCGTCATGCTTTTATCATCTCCACACACTCACGGcacctttccagaaatcttcaggtctgatagtcaaacacaagcagcaaaatcttttccatttgttttgaatCGTTTcaatgccaacagcaaaatggTCTCTAAAGTCACTAAAGCAGAGTCTGCTACAACATGAGGCTCTTTCCTGATCTaactttcattgcttttgctcctgttaGCTTACAAAACCCTAGAACATGTCTCTATAATAGCGAGCACGGAAGaggacacccccaccccgcctcccaccttttcaaacacatcccaaccatccattttgccttcccaccatcttcaaaaagagtccaccatctcttttttttttccccagtgatgTGTAAAATCCTGTTTACTTTTAGCTTCTATTAGCATTGCTTCTATTACGAGATTTCCGTGATCACGCGGCTCggaaaaatctgaacaattGGCCATCTTCACTCAGGGTTCACTGAAGGGTCTTTCCAAGATCATGTCAACATTTAGTCAGGACTCCTGCACAAAGTTATAAAACCCACGACCGTATCTCCACAGGGAAGATCTCCAAGAACCCCCTTTAGGCAGGACATCCTGGCCgagttctttccttcatcttctgaaggtgACTTTAAACACGTAGATGCTGTTCAATAAAAACGGAAATTCACCGTTAtgtataaaaccccaaaatctggcATACACATAAATGACACCGAAATGTATTCCTTAGCTTTGCTCTGACAACCGCTGggggatttttgcattttcacagggaaaacacCCTTACAGAAGTTCCAGTAAGCATCTGTGTCACAACCTGTACGTCTGCCTCTACCTGCATGTCTGTCTCTACCGCTGTATATGACACGCGACCCCGTAACACCCCCAAGACCCCTAACACCGTGCTGTTAAGTCTGCTCACAGATACTCTCCTGAACATACTTTACCCATCTGTAGGTAAACAGCGTGTTTAGGTCCAACCATTTGAAAGGCTGGGGCCAAAGTTACAGTTACCACAGCAGGCATGTcattctgtttcagttttaacaCATCaaacagggagaggaaaaaatcctgtgAGTACACATTGTAAAGACAAGACTGTTGTGGGAatgtcacagaaccacaggataaaggaaaaaaaaacccaaccgataaaatttgaatttttaagGAATGGAGACGGTTTCCAAGTCTTTGTATTTCTGACAAGTCATATTCCAAAGTCTTCAATCACATGCAAGCTTTGCCAGACGGTAGATTACCAAGCTGAAACAGCACGCTAAGTAATACAAAACCATTACCGTCTCTGAGAATCAAGCACCATTTCTCAGATTCAAAAGAACTTAGGGCTTCTCTAAGAACATTTTTAGGTATATTCACCATAACTGATCTGCCATAAAACTTCAGTACTGCCCTGACACCGTCTAACACGCAGTACCACGACAAAAATGCACCGTTTGAAAGAAACGAAGAAATGATGCTCAATagcatctgaatgaaaatgtctttggtgtAGCAAAGAAGCTGTATTGGCAAGAAATGCCAAGTATACTTTAGACAGAACGCTCGTCTGCAAGATGGCTTTCCAGGGTCTGCATAGATTCTCACTCACAGATACACTCTTGATCCCAAAcgttgctgctgagcagtttctgcagcagccaagcaccacttTTCCAATGCGGTGGAGTAAAAGTAgctgaagacaaatttcagtcaccaaacccacttttttttcccctttaaattaGCCACCCACTCCTTTTCTATCAcgttcagccttctctgccggctttcaaagaaatctggcaGGTTTGTGATGACAAGGCGTTGTCCCACATTTCCTTATCGTTTTACCTAGAAGGGCTCCCAGAAACCAAACCCCTTCCACGCGCGGTGTCGCACACGGACCCCGtacgctgctgtgcctggctgcgcACACAGCCCTGACGGCAGCTGCCAGCGCACAACCAcggaagagcagctctgaggccccAGCACAAGTCACCGCTGCCGGCCGCGGCCCAACCGCCTCACTGGGCGCCTGCGCCGCCGCCAGCCGGCCGGTCCCCGGTCCCCTGCGCCCAGCCGCCCCCACGCACCTTCCATGGTCTGGGCGTTGGTGACCTGCAGGTCGCAGCGGGTCGCCTTCAGCCTCTCGCGGCCCATGATCTGGCGCCTGAGGTCGCGCAGGGAGATGTGGGGGCCGTGAAAGGTGACCACATCAgagctcagcctggaggagaactTGTAGTGGACACACGACATGGCTGGGGCCAGGCGGTGCCCGCTCCGCGATGGCACCTCACGCAGCAGCTGGCCTCGCGGCCCCCACAGCAGGTCAGGGCCCAccgaggggctggggccagcagcgcGGGCTGAGCCCGCCGGCTCCTCCTCGCAGCCCCGGTGGGAGGACGACGGGGACAGGCCCTGGCTCGGCCTCCGCTCCCTCCTCGCACCAGCGCTGCCAGGCCAAGCTGCTCGCTATGGCAACCCGGGCGGCTCCGCATTGTGACAGAGGGGCTCAGGGGGCCACTCAGCGCCCCTGGGGGAGGGGCCTTCATCAGCCCCGCCCGGGCCGCCggtgtccctgctgtcccccagcctgtcACCGCCCCGTGCCCTGTCACCTCCCAGGCTGTCATGgcttgctgtcccctcctgtcaccctccAGGCTGTCATGgcttgctgtcccctcctgtcaccccccaggctgtcactgcctgctgtcccctcctgtcacccccaggctgtcacagcctgctgtcccctcctgtcaccccccaggctgtcactgcctgctgtcccctccggTAACCCCCAGGCCTGTCCCCGCAtactgtcccctcctgtcaccctccacactgccactgcctgctgtcccctcctgtcaccccccaggctgtcactaCATGGTGACATAAGCTAcataagataaaaaagaaaaaagacaaaaaccaaaatgaaaacctgcTTTGATGAACACCGAAACACCCGTGACTTTCTCAGACTCTTCACTACCCCACATGTGAGTCAAGGGACAGGGTCTCCTAAAGGCCCTTTTGCAGGCACTTCCTGAagacacccccatcccccaccccaccctgctttTCTACAAGTGCACAAAGAGgttaagaagagtttcatgtttAAGTTAAAGgaggcagtttctgaaattagcTTAGGTGAAAAAACCAAGGTGGTGTATTCAtggattttctcctctgcaaagccatgaagaaaacatgaaccgcactccccaaaggcaaaggagcaaactgagggagagcagctcatCGGCGCCTTTCAGAGCTTCAACAGTCTGGAGAAACGGGAAAAAACCCATACAAAGATAAAGAGCAGCCAAGATgcacttttataaaatgcacattgGGGCCTGTTCCAGATCTCAGAATGACTTTCAATGTTGCTTTGCATGACTATTAGACCAAGGCCTAAAGTGGCGTGATAGCTTCTGCTTGCCGGGACATGGTAAGATCACTCAAACGAGCGACAAGGTAACAAGTAAACACCAAAGGCAACAGCGGAGCTTACCGTTTCCCTCCACTGGCGACCAGCTGTGCAGTAAACCAGCTTAACCAGCCTCCCTAAGGATGGCTCTGAAGtcgctgaaaaggaaaaaaagaaggtaagtcCTTAGCCTGGAATGTAAAGGCACCATCTTGgctcccaggcaggtggcactgatggcccagcagggtcatgtccccacattccaggaaagataaaaaaagcgCAGGATGTGTTTGTGGGGTGGGTTTGATGCATCCTTTCCATTTGCtgaaagcctgaggaaggaCGTACCCCACGGTAGGACCGGTGGCACTTTAGACCTGAGGTTAAAAAGTGCTGCACATCAGTGACAGTCCCCAAGCTGCTTTCAccaccaaacagaaaaagatttgcTCTCTCCAGTATGGTGGGAATGATACCATAAAGTCGGTCAGGGAGAAAAACCCTCTAAGCCTTGCTTGCAAGTTTCAGAAGGCCGGCATTCtttatggcagtgctgggagcacgggggaatgtttcctctgaGCGTGCTCACCCAGTTCCTCGAGGGTACGCACTatggacagcagagcacttgcacacTCATAGCGCATTACACACGCATTTTCAGTCACGGGATGGGTTACaagttgcttgctttaatgcaaaCGAGCACACACCCtcaggcagcactgctgaggttttttactAGCTCCCCGTGCTCCCCAAGCGGGGCCTTGCCCTCTCTCGGGGGGCTATCTGAGTCAGAGGTCACGATCTCCCCCCacaacaattacctttgtccgaATTCCAACCAACATTCTGCGGATCGCAGCACTCTATCGGCTTGTCTCCTCCTGCGACCACAACGTCCTCACCCAGAGGCTCTTTCTGCATCACCGAAGAGAATGCAGatcttttccccatccattcTTTGTTCCCCATCCTTCCCGAGGCTGACTCCCTGGATGAGAGGTCCCTTAATTCGTCACttctaacagctttagagagtcAGCTTGGCCTAAACTTTGTGCGCAGGTGTGTTTAACGTAGAGCTACACACCAAATCAGAGCGTGgcaactggggagctcagacatCTCGTCCCTTTGCcgagccagcagcttccccttaGCAGAATCCCTGgacataaatgtatatacagtGGAATCTATACAGTGGCATCAAACGTCCCGCCAGACAATCCCTAAAATCCTTCTCCCCAAACAACCCTGAAAGACTTCCCTTGACACCCTCCTCCACCCTGGCTGTTCCTGAAAtcatcccccacctccacctccccgCCCTGTCCCTAAAACCTTTCCCCCAGACCCTGGTccagccctcccccaccctcgGTCCAtccctaaaatccttcccccaATCCCCCGGTTCTTCCCTACAGGCCTCCATTAACCCCCCGTCCGTCCCTAAAACCCTTCCCCCAGGCCCCCCAATCTGTTCtctaaaaaacacacacacactcaatCCCTCCCACGCCCCCACCCCCGGTTTATCAATacatcccccccctcccccccccccccccacaaacacacatccttgccccaccccccacccccacacaccccgctCCATCCCTAAACACCTTCATCCATTCCCACCCGTCCCTCCCTaaaccccttccccccgccccctcccctgcccccgtccctctgtccctggcatggcccaactgcccagcaccaccagaccacTCTGGCCCAAACACCGTAAGGCAATGGTTCCCACCTGACAACAGCAAGtcgaggaacatttttttttcttaaatagagAGAGTTTTACTTCATATGATGCTGACTACGCCGAATTATGTTTTGCTGACTGACTggatacacagcaaagctgaactccAGATCAAATATAGTCAAATCTATCAAATAtatcaaataatggaatatatcaAACGCAGTTTCTTATattacaataaaagaaaatagcatgcaatatgataaaaggaaccagtagcagttactgtgagcgatatgataaaagagcaataggagcgaAGCATCCAATTGTTATCCCAAAGT
This genomic stretch from Falco naumanni isolate bFalNau1 chromosome 7, bFalNau1.pat, whole genome shotgun sequence harbors:
- the LOC121091073 gene encoding E3 ubiquitin-protein ligase RBBP6-like — translated: MSCVHYKFSSRLSSDVVTFHGPHISLRDLRRQIMGRERLKATRCDLQVTNAQTMEEYTDDNALIPRHSSVTVRRVPVRGVKATGKTDLGSRTEPASRTSKEVCKNTS